A stretch of Falco rusticolus isolate bFalRus1 chromosome 2, bFalRus1.pri, whole genome shotgun sequence DNA encodes these proteins:
- the LOC119143026 gene encoding protein NPAT isoform X1: MLLPSDVARLVLGYLQQEKLLATCRQFILESSDLKEYAEHCTEDGFIPACLLSLCGKNLTTILNEYVAMKTKETTNEVPAMMSSLWKKLDYTLSQIRSMQNSTGFSANQRTRTRSGIVEMKRQRMLQQSAPANPGLLSVIPQSGPQNSSSVVSPQVIHRPTVNQSMSQARLNTLFVHQSQTQENKINTGDFIHIQVPASQERKLHSNLLPPGRRKSESQKRKSIATSGPLSANRSSQDPNEVIMEKESEPLEEFIDGNFPQLVIENAREKILSNKSLQEKLAENINKILGSDGSVAQTPKQIDSGPTEQETSIDEILGLQGEIHMSEEAIQDILEQTESDPAFQALFDLFDYGKSKVNKNLPAGISGQSGVENAVLVDEDNLETLESSLGTEESSRCDNSRESLFCKGFQLGEASRALKTSISDDDMAKKSTSNEQLHGNCRPRKQSEVLKTVTPEHIGDLEITFDSVPGLTEPIKRECPGRICNEHCGDSYDKRESSALVSKSKDAVEIEKGPLSHCAQSSPNLEYVHSGSPHISLISLEEGTTANENKTRSESKCHLSPDTSLSEKTLTESTSDGSPGHSVVLRKNSSSISSPSADGGKEQAVTDDTAALPGALQNSGHHSTHQEQSTQSDCTARSAVKISDLDKTELQLEVVDTSNKTYSNDQHILDKPCKKDFNVPPGLSNSEGTQGEMQEPSSSTKVDADNIYFSSGDDACTEISVVSTENNLNTSEICHSPLPETASSTDECGTEAKSISGVSSSSQPMDVDPSNIMSLKIIISDDSFISSDTELNNAVSSITGENLPTIILSSPAKSPAKTSGLSKCLTSEDTEKNVDSALAEQNLLVLRPKDPVVTSINTQNEDCTVFSVAGTTNLSKEGGFIQLMPATSTAFGNSNNLCIATCVTDPATLGTTVTPSNVVVLPGSSMPLAAQSPAVQQLRTPPRSSNTLAANQTVSPNFPQGSAIIIASPVQPVLQGMVGMIPLSVVGQNGNMFSAPAHQVAHHKVLHMPVANPVCNRSVPKLPIPPKTQKIPGARNKTNTGKLVPSVAEPLNHTNSQTQRTGNLDKLIAAELGRKVEENLPVAPVESTSSNSRQSESHRRVLCFDNVLPAPGGNTQNQTIKNLSQKERNKNTSFAADSASPSAKAQVAKREKDKTLTKILCKPEVGGNRTTSAKEPQPERKVAAAGLPLDPFHKTTANKENELRRDTDEKQKNQDTAKLSNGQQSVGLWNEKTVASVQELNKKQGSLSNGNSKSSVSVSLSSKEPKREPAKVSNQGLCLSSPFTKQCVEMLQDIQWHSPTSKAVESGELPVPRTPSGLGDRHTDDTTDSVRTPTCRRFNEDSPTPRIMVPPATPDLPACSPASETGSENSVSMAAHTLMILSRAAIARTSTATPLKDNTQQFRSLKSTVKKRKLEDLNEGERNPRSANRKDLQSPPTPSRKKKIKKKKLPSSFPAGMDVDKFLLSLHYDE; the protein is encoded by the exons ATGCTGCTGCCGTCCGACGTGGCCCGGCTGGTGCTGG GGTATttacaacaggaaaaacttCTAGCTACCTGCCGTCagtttattttggaaagctCAGATTTGAAAGAATATGCAGAGCACTGTACAGAGGATGGGTTTAttccagcctgcttgctg tccctGTGTGGAAAAAACTTGACAACTATTCTTAATGAATATGTagccatgaaaacaaaag aaacaacAAATGAAGTTCCAGCAATGATGTCATCTCTGTGGAAAAAATTAGACTATACACTTTCTCAGATCAG GAGCATGCAGAATTCCACAGGATTTTCCGCTAATCAAAGGA caCGTACAAGAAGTGGAATTGtagaaatgaaaagacagagaaTGCTTCAGCAATCAGCCCCTGCAAACCCAGGACTGTTGTCAGTAATCCCTCAGTCAGGGCCGCAAAATTCCTCTTCTGTTGTATCTCCTCAAGTTATTCACAGGCCAACAGTAAATCAAAGCATGTCACAGGCTAGACTGAATACACTGTTTGTGCACCAGTCACAAACTCAAGAAAACAAGATCAACA CAGGAGATTTCATACACATCCAAGTTCCAGCATCACAAGAACGAAAGCTTCATTCAAACTTGCTTCCTCCGGGAAGACGAAAAAG TGAATCTCAGAAGAGGAAGAGTATTGCAACATCTGGACCTCTTTCAGCAAATAGAAGTTCTCAAGACCCTAATGAAGtaataatggaaaaagaaagtgagcCCCTTGAAGAATTCATAGATGGTAACTTTCCA CAACTGGTTATTGAAAACGCCAGAGAAAAAATCTTGAGCAACAAATCTCTTCAGGAGAAGCTTGCTGAGAACATTAACAAAATCCTGGGCAG TGATGGCAGTGTTGCTCAGACCCCTAAACAGATAGACAGTGGTCCCACGGAACAGGAGACTTCAATTGATGAAATCCTTGGACTTCAG GGTGAAATTCATATGTCAGAAGAGGCTATACAGGACATTCTAGAACAGACAGAATCAGATCCAGCTTTTCAGGCACTCTTTGACTTGTTTGATTATG gaaagagcAAAGTAAACAAGAACTTACCTGCTGGTATTTCTGGTCAGAGTGGAGTAGAAAATGCAGTCCTTGTGGATGAGGATAACCTGGAAACACTTGAAAGTTCTTTAGGAACAGAAGAAAGTAGTAGAT GTGATAATTCTAGAGAATCACTATTCTGTAAAGGTTTTCAGTTAGGAGAAGCATCACGTGCCTTGAAGACCAGCATTAGTGATGATGATATGGCTAAGAAAAGTACATCCAACGAACAGCTGCATGGAAATTGTAGACCGAGGAAGCAGAGTGAAGTGCTTAAGACTGTTACCCCTGAACATATTGGAGACCTTGAAATCACTTTCGACTCTGTGCCTGGTTTGACTGAACCTATCAAGAGAGAGTGTCCTGGTAGAATATGTAATGAACACTGTGGAGATTCTTATGATAAAAGAGAGTCATCTGCATTAGTATCCAAAAGCAAAGACGCTGTGGAAATTGAAAAAGGCCCACTAAGTCACTGTGCTCAAAGTAGTCCTAATTTAGAATATGTTCATTCTGGTAGTCCACACATTTCTTTGATTTCATTGGAGGAAGGTACTACAgccaatgaaaacaaaacccgTTCTGAAAGTAAATGTCACTTATCACCAGACACATCACTATCTGAAAAAACACTTACTGAAAGCACTTCTGATGGAAGCCCTGGCCACAGTGTAGTGCTGAGAAAGAACAGTTCATCAATTTCTAGCCCATCAGCAGATGGAGGAAAAGAACAGGCTGTAACAGATGATACAGCTGCCTTACCTGGTGCTTTGCAGAACTCTGGCCACCACTCTACCCACCAGGAACAGAGTACGCAGTCAGACTGTACTGCGAGATCTGCAGTGAAGATTTCAGATCTTGACAAAACAGAGTTGCAGCTTGAAGTTGTTGATACTTCTAACAAAACTTACTCAAATGATCAGCATATACTTGATAAGCCTTGTAAGAAAGATTTTAACGTCCCTCCAGGACTGTCAAACTCAGAGGGAACACAAGGGGAAATGCAAGAACCTTCATCTTCTACAAAAGTAGATGCTGATAATATATATTTCTCTTCTGGTGATGATGCGTGTACAGAAATTTCTGTAGTATCCactgaaaataatcttaatACATCTGAAATATGCCACTCTCCTCTCCCAGAAACTGCATCTTCCACAGATGAGTGTGGCACCGAGGCCAAAAGTATAAGTGGTGTATCTTCTAGTAGTCAACCAATGGATGTTGATCCTTCTAATATAATGTCCCTCAAGATTATCATCAGCGATGattcatttatttcatcagACACGGAGTTAAATAATGCTGTTTCCAGCATCACAGGAGAAAATTTGCCAACTATAATACTGTCTTCTCCAGCCAAATCCCCAGCCAAAACTTCAGGCCTGTCCAAATGTCTGACTtcagaagacacagaaaaaaatgtggattCAGCTTTAGCAGAGCAGAATCTTCTTGTGCTTAGACCTAAAGATCCGGTGGTCACCTCAATCAACACTCAGAACGAAGACTGCACTGTTTTTTCAGTCGCAGGTACAACTAATCTTTCCAAGGAAGGGGGATTTATACAACTGATGCCAGCCACAAGCACAGCTTTTGGGAATTCAAACAACCTTTGTATAGCCACCTGTGTGACTGATCCAGCTACCTTGGGCACAACTGTAACACCATCAAATGTGGTTGTATTGCCTGGCAGTTCTATGCCGCTTGCTGCCCAATCTCCAGCTGTACAACAATTACGGACTCCTCCTAGGTCCAGCAATACGTTGGCAGCAAACCAGACCGTCTCCCCAAACTTCCCACAAG GTTCTGCCATTATAATTGCATCTCCGGTGCAACCTGTTTTGCAAGGAATGGTGGGAATGATACCTCTCTCAGTAGTAGGACAAAATGGAAATATGTTCTCAGCACCTGCCCATCAGGTAGCACATCACAAA GTTCTGCATATGCCTGTGGCTAATCCAGTCTGCAACAGAAGTGTCCCCAAACTTCCCATCCctcccaaaacacagaagatTCCTGGAGCAAGAAACAAGACTAATACAG GAAAACTGGTACCAAGTGTAGCTGAGCCTTTGAACCATACAAATTCTCAAACACAAAG GACTGGAAATTTGGACAAGCTTATCGCTGCAGAACTAGGAAGGAAAGTGGAGGAGAACTTACCTGTGGCACCAGTAGAGAGCACAAGCTCAAATTCAAGACAAAGTGAAAGTCACAGGAGAGTCCTTTGCTTTGATAATGTCCTACCTGCTCCAGGAGGAAACACCCAAAATCAGACCATTAAGAATTTAtctcaaaaagaaagaaacaaaaatacttcatttgcTGCTGACTCTGCATCACCCTCTGCTAAGGCACAGGtagcaaagagagagaaagataaaaCATTGACTAAAATCCTGTGTAAGCCAGAAGTTGGTGGCAACAGAACCACATCTGCAAAGGAGCCACAGCCTGAGCGGaaggtggcagctgcagggcttcCATTAGATCCCTTCCACAAGACtacagcaaataaagaaaatgaattacGAAGGGATActgatgaaaaacagaagaaccaAGACACTGCCAAACTCTCAAATGGCCAACAAAGTGTCGGTTTATGGAACGAGAAGACAGTTGCTTCGGTGCAAGAGCTGAACAAAAAGCAAGGGTCCCTGTCAAATGGGAACAGCAAATCTTCAGTGTCTGTTTCTTTGTCTTCGAAGGAGCCAAAGCGAGAACCAGCTAAAGTTTCCAACCAAGGCCTTTGCCTGTCAAGTCCATTCACTAAACAATGTGTGGAAATGTTGCAAGACATTCAGTGGCATAGCCCGACTAGTAAAGCGGTTGAAAGCGGAGAATTGCCAGTACCCCGTACGCCATCTGGACTTGGGGACAGGCATACAGATGATACTACAGATAGTGTACGGACACCGACCTGTCGGCGCTTCAACGAGGATAGTCCGACCCCTAGAATAATGGTACCCCCTGCTACACCAGacttgcctgcctgcagcccggCCAGTGAAACAGGTAGTGAAAATAGCGTCAGTATGGCTGCTCACACGCTGATGATACTGTCACGGGCAGCTATTGCAAGGACTAGCACTGCAACCCCCCTGAAGGACAATACTCAACAGTTCAGATCTTTAAAGAGCAcagtaaagaaaaggaaactagAAGACTTGAATGAGGGTGAAAGAAATCCTCGTTCTGCAAATAGAAAAGACCTTCAAAGCCCTCCAACGCCatcaagaaagaagaaaataaag aaaaagaagctaCCAAGTTCTTTTCCAGCAGGAATGGATGTAGACAAGTTCTTGCTGTCTTTGCATTatgatgaatga
- the LOC119143026 gene encoding protein NPAT isoform X3 yields MLLPSDVARLVLGYLQQEKLLATCRQFILESSDLKEYAEHCTEDGFIPACLLSLCGKNLTTILNEYVAMKTKETTNEVPAMMSSLWKKLDYTLSQIRSMQNSTGFSANQRTRTRSGIVEMKRQRMLQQSAPANPGLLSVIPQSGPQNSSSVVSPQVIHRPTVNQSMSQARLNTLFVHQSQTQENKINTGDFIHIQVPASQERKLHSNLLPPGRRKSESQKRKSIATSGPLSANRSSQDPNEVIMEKESEPLEEFIDGNFPQLVIENAREKILSNKSLQEKLAENINKILGSDGSVAQTPKQIDSGPTEQETSIDEILGLQGEIHMSEEAIQDILEQTESDPAFQALFDLFDYGKSKVNKNLPAGISGQSGVENAVLVDEDNLETLESSLGTEESSRCDNSRESLFCKGFQLGEASRALKTSISDDDMAKKSTSNEQLHGNCRPRKQSEVLKTVTPEHIGDLEITFDSVPGLTEPIKRECPGRICNEHCGDSYDKRESSALVSKSKDAVEIEKGPLSHCAQSSPNLEYVHSGSPHISLISLEEGTTANENKTRSESKCHLSPDTSLSEKTLTESTSDGSPGHSVVLRKNSSSISSPSADGGKEQAVTDDTAALPGALQNSGHHSTHQEQSTQSDCTARSAVKISDLDKTELQLEVVDTSNKTYSNDQHILDKPCKKDFNVPPGLSNSEGTQGEMQEPSSSTKVDADNIYFSSGDDACTEISVVSTENNLNTSEICHSPLPETASSTDECGTEAKSISGVSSSSQPMDVDPSNIMSLKIIISDDSFISSDTELNNAVSSITGENLPTIILSSPAKSPAKTSGLSKCLTSEDTEKNVDSALAEQNLLVLRPKDPVVTSINTQNEDCTVFSVAGTTNLSKEGGFIQLMPATSTAFGNSNNLCIATCVTDPATLGTTVTPSNVVVLPGSSMPLAAQSPAVQQLRTPPRSSNTLAANQTVSPNFPQGSAIIIASPVQPVLQGMVGMIPLSVVGQNGNMFSAPAHQVLHMPVANPVCNRSVPKLPIPPKTQKIPGARNKTNTGKLVPSVAEPLNHTNSQTQRTGNLDKLIAAELGRKVEENLPVAPVESTSSNSRQSESHRRVLCFDNVLPAPGGNTQNQTIKNLSQKERNKNTSFAADSASPSAKAQVAKREKDKTLTKILCKPEVGGNRTTSAKEPQPERKVAAAGLPLDPFHKTTANKENELRRDTDEKQKNQDTAKLSNGQQSVGLWNEKTVASVQELNKKQGSLSNGNSKSSVSVSLSSKEPKREPAKVSNQGLCLSSPFTKQCVEMLQDIQWHSPTSKAVESGELPVPRTPSGLGDRHTDDTTDSVRTPTCRRFNEDSPTPRIMVPPATPDLPACSPASETGSENSVSMAAHTLMILSRAAIARTSTATPLKDNTQQFRSLKSTVKKRKLEDLNEGERNPRSANRKDLQSPPTPSRKKKIKKKKLPSSFPAGMDVDKFLLSLHYDE; encoded by the exons ATGCTGCTGCCGTCCGACGTGGCCCGGCTGGTGCTGG GGTATttacaacaggaaaaacttCTAGCTACCTGCCGTCagtttattttggaaagctCAGATTTGAAAGAATATGCAGAGCACTGTACAGAGGATGGGTTTAttccagcctgcttgctg tccctGTGTGGAAAAAACTTGACAACTATTCTTAATGAATATGTagccatgaaaacaaaag aaacaacAAATGAAGTTCCAGCAATGATGTCATCTCTGTGGAAAAAATTAGACTATACACTTTCTCAGATCAG GAGCATGCAGAATTCCACAGGATTTTCCGCTAATCAAAGGA caCGTACAAGAAGTGGAATTGtagaaatgaaaagacagagaaTGCTTCAGCAATCAGCCCCTGCAAACCCAGGACTGTTGTCAGTAATCCCTCAGTCAGGGCCGCAAAATTCCTCTTCTGTTGTATCTCCTCAAGTTATTCACAGGCCAACAGTAAATCAAAGCATGTCACAGGCTAGACTGAATACACTGTTTGTGCACCAGTCACAAACTCAAGAAAACAAGATCAACA CAGGAGATTTCATACACATCCAAGTTCCAGCATCACAAGAACGAAAGCTTCATTCAAACTTGCTTCCTCCGGGAAGACGAAAAAG TGAATCTCAGAAGAGGAAGAGTATTGCAACATCTGGACCTCTTTCAGCAAATAGAAGTTCTCAAGACCCTAATGAAGtaataatggaaaaagaaagtgagcCCCTTGAAGAATTCATAGATGGTAACTTTCCA CAACTGGTTATTGAAAACGCCAGAGAAAAAATCTTGAGCAACAAATCTCTTCAGGAGAAGCTTGCTGAGAACATTAACAAAATCCTGGGCAG TGATGGCAGTGTTGCTCAGACCCCTAAACAGATAGACAGTGGTCCCACGGAACAGGAGACTTCAATTGATGAAATCCTTGGACTTCAG GGTGAAATTCATATGTCAGAAGAGGCTATACAGGACATTCTAGAACAGACAGAATCAGATCCAGCTTTTCAGGCACTCTTTGACTTGTTTGATTATG gaaagagcAAAGTAAACAAGAACTTACCTGCTGGTATTTCTGGTCAGAGTGGAGTAGAAAATGCAGTCCTTGTGGATGAGGATAACCTGGAAACACTTGAAAGTTCTTTAGGAACAGAAGAAAGTAGTAGAT GTGATAATTCTAGAGAATCACTATTCTGTAAAGGTTTTCAGTTAGGAGAAGCATCACGTGCCTTGAAGACCAGCATTAGTGATGATGATATGGCTAAGAAAAGTACATCCAACGAACAGCTGCATGGAAATTGTAGACCGAGGAAGCAGAGTGAAGTGCTTAAGACTGTTACCCCTGAACATATTGGAGACCTTGAAATCACTTTCGACTCTGTGCCTGGTTTGACTGAACCTATCAAGAGAGAGTGTCCTGGTAGAATATGTAATGAACACTGTGGAGATTCTTATGATAAAAGAGAGTCATCTGCATTAGTATCCAAAAGCAAAGACGCTGTGGAAATTGAAAAAGGCCCACTAAGTCACTGTGCTCAAAGTAGTCCTAATTTAGAATATGTTCATTCTGGTAGTCCACACATTTCTTTGATTTCATTGGAGGAAGGTACTACAgccaatgaaaacaaaacccgTTCTGAAAGTAAATGTCACTTATCACCAGACACATCACTATCTGAAAAAACACTTACTGAAAGCACTTCTGATGGAAGCCCTGGCCACAGTGTAGTGCTGAGAAAGAACAGTTCATCAATTTCTAGCCCATCAGCAGATGGAGGAAAAGAACAGGCTGTAACAGATGATACAGCTGCCTTACCTGGTGCTTTGCAGAACTCTGGCCACCACTCTACCCACCAGGAACAGAGTACGCAGTCAGACTGTACTGCGAGATCTGCAGTGAAGATTTCAGATCTTGACAAAACAGAGTTGCAGCTTGAAGTTGTTGATACTTCTAACAAAACTTACTCAAATGATCAGCATATACTTGATAAGCCTTGTAAGAAAGATTTTAACGTCCCTCCAGGACTGTCAAACTCAGAGGGAACACAAGGGGAAATGCAAGAACCTTCATCTTCTACAAAAGTAGATGCTGATAATATATATTTCTCTTCTGGTGATGATGCGTGTACAGAAATTTCTGTAGTATCCactgaaaataatcttaatACATCTGAAATATGCCACTCTCCTCTCCCAGAAACTGCATCTTCCACAGATGAGTGTGGCACCGAGGCCAAAAGTATAAGTGGTGTATCTTCTAGTAGTCAACCAATGGATGTTGATCCTTCTAATATAATGTCCCTCAAGATTATCATCAGCGATGattcatttatttcatcagACACGGAGTTAAATAATGCTGTTTCCAGCATCACAGGAGAAAATTTGCCAACTATAATACTGTCTTCTCCAGCCAAATCCCCAGCCAAAACTTCAGGCCTGTCCAAATGTCTGACTtcagaagacacagaaaaaaatgtggattCAGCTTTAGCAGAGCAGAATCTTCTTGTGCTTAGACCTAAAGATCCGGTGGTCACCTCAATCAACACTCAGAACGAAGACTGCACTGTTTTTTCAGTCGCAGGTACAACTAATCTTTCCAAGGAAGGGGGATTTATACAACTGATGCCAGCCACAAGCACAGCTTTTGGGAATTCAAACAACCTTTGTATAGCCACCTGTGTGACTGATCCAGCTACCTTGGGCACAACTGTAACACCATCAAATGTGGTTGTATTGCCTGGCAGTTCTATGCCGCTTGCTGCCCAATCTCCAGCTGTACAACAATTACGGACTCCTCCTAGGTCCAGCAATACGTTGGCAGCAAACCAGACCGTCTCCCCAAACTTCCCACAAG GTTCTGCCATTATAATTGCATCTCCGGTGCAACCTGTTTTGCAAGGAATGGTGGGAATGATACCTCTCTCAGTAGTAGGACAAAATGGAAATATGTTCTCAGCACCTGCCCATCAG GTTCTGCATATGCCTGTGGCTAATCCAGTCTGCAACAGAAGTGTCCCCAAACTTCCCATCCctcccaaaacacagaagatTCCTGGAGCAAGAAACAAGACTAATACAG GAAAACTGGTACCAAGTGTAGCTGAGCCTTTGAACCATACAAATTCTCAAACACAAAG GACTGGAAATTTGGACAAGCTTATCGCTGCAGAACTAGGAAGGAAAGTGGAGGAGAACTTACCTGTGGCACCAGTAGAGAGCACAAGCTCAAATTCAAGACAAAGTGAAAGTCACAGGAGAGTCCTTTGCTTTGATAATGTCCTACCTGCTCCAGGAGGAAACACCCAAAATCAGACCATTAAGAATTTAtctcaaaaagaaagaaacaaaaatacttcatttgcTGCTGACTCTGCATCACCCTCTGCTAAGGCACAGGtagcaaagagagagaaagataaaaCATTGACTAAAATCCTGTGTAAGCCAGAAGTTGGTGGCAACAGAACCACATCTGCAAAGGAGCCACAGCCTGAGCGGaaggtggcagctgcagggcttcCATTAGATCCCTTCCACAAGACtacagcaaataaagaaaatgaattacGAAGGGATActgatgaaaaacagaagaaccaAGACACTGCCAAACTCTCAAATGGCCAACAAAGTGTCGGTTTATGGAACGAGAAGACAGTTGCTTCGGTGCAAGAGCTGAACAAAAAGCAAGGGTCCCTGTCAAATGGGAACAGCAAATCTTCAGTGTCTGTTTCTTTGTCTTCGAAGGAGCCAAAGCGAGAACCAGCTAAAGTTTCCAACCAAGGCCTTTGCCTGTCAAGTCCATTCACTAAACAATGTGTGGAAATGTTGCAAGACATTCAGTGGCATAGCCCGACTAGTAAAGCGGTTGAAAGCGGAGAATTGCCAGTACCCCGTACGCCATCTGGACTTGGGGACAGGCATACAGATGATACTACAGATAGTGTACGGACACCGACCTGTCGGCGCTTCAACGAGGATAGTCCGACCCCTAGAATAATGGTACCCCCTGCTACACCAGacttgcctgcctgcagcccggCCAGTGAAACAGGTAGTGAAAATAGCGTCAGTATGGCTGCTCACACGCTGATGATACTGTCACGGGCAGCTATTGCAAGGACTAGCACTGCAACCCCCCTGAAGGACAATACTCAACAGTTCAGATCTTTAAAGAGCAcagtaaagaaaaggaaactagAAGACTTGAATGAGGGTGAAAGAAATCCTCGTTCTGCAAATAGAAAAGACCTTCAAAGCCCTCCAACGCCatcaagaaagaagaaaataaag aaaaagaagctaCCAAGTTCTTTTCCAGCAGGAATGGATGTAGACAAGTTCTTGCTGTCTTTGCATTatgatgaatga